One genomic region from Proteus vulgaris encodes:
- a CDS encoding uracil-xanthine permease family protein: MVTSENQNLPKNSDVSIKKNSELLFALEEKPPLPQTLFAACQHLLAMFVAVITPAILICQALGLPAHDTQRIISMSLFASGIASLIQIRAWGPIGSGLLSIQGTSFNFVAPLIMGGLALKNGGVDIPTMMAALFGTLMVASLTEIILSRVLHLARRIITPLVSGVVVMIIGLSLIQVGLTSIGGGYAAIENNTFGSPQNLLLAGSVLIVIILLNRQKNPYLRVASLVIAMAVGYVLAWALDMLPTPAEHQETPFMTIPEPFYYGLSFDWHLLIPLMLVFMITSLETIGDITATSDVSEQPVSGPLYMKRIKGGVLANGINSMVSAFFNTFPNSCFGQNNGVIQLTGVASRYVGYVVAAMLVILGLFPFVAEFVQRIPEPVLGGATLVMFGTIAASGVRIVSKEALNRRAIMILAISLAVGLGVSQQPQILQFAPDWLKTLLSSGIAAGGLTAIILNLIFPPEK; the protein is encoded by the coding sequence ATGGTTACTTCAGAAAATCAAAATTTGCCTAAAAATAGTGACGTTTCAATTAAAAAAAATAGCGAACTTCTTTTTGCTTTAGAAGAAAAACCGCCATTACCACAAACCCTTTTTGCTGCTTGCCAACATCTTTTAGCCATGTTTGTCGCGGTTATTACACCCGCGATCCTCATTTGCCAAGCATTAGGACTACCTGCACACGATACCCAACGCATTATCAGCATGTCTTTATTTGCATCAGGCATTGCCTCTCTTATTCAAATTCGAGCTTGGGGGCCGATAGGTTCAGGATTGTTATCAATTCAAGGAACGAGCTTCAACTTTGTTGCTCCGCTCATTATGGGGGGATTAGCACTTAAAAATGGTGGGGTTGATATTCCAACAATGATGGCAGCCCTTTTTGGTACTCTAATGGTTGCCTCACTAACCGAAATTATTCTTTCTCGTGTACTTCACTTAGCAAGACGTATCATTACACCGTTGGTTTCAGGTGTCGTAGTGATGATAATCGGCCTCTCTTTAATTCAAGTTGGATTAACCTCTATTGGTGGTGGTTATGCAGCCATCGAGAACAATACCTTTGGTTCACCACAAAACTTGTTATTAGCAGGCTCTGTTCTTATCGTTATTATTTTACTTAATCGACAAAAAAATCCTTACTTACGAGTAGCTTCTTTAGTCATTGCAATGGCTGTGGGCTATGTTCTTGCTTGGGCTTTAGATATGTTACCCACACCCGCAGAACATCAAGAAACGCCTTTTATGACTATTCCTGAGCCATTTTATTATGGGCTGTCATTTGATTGGCATTTACTTATTCCTTTAATGCTGGTGTTTATGATCACTTCGCTAGAAACTATTGGTGATATCACAGCAACGTCTGATGTTTCAGAGCAACCCGTCAGCGGTCCTTTGTATATGAAACGCATTAAAGGGGGCGTATTAGCTAATGGAATTAACTCCATGGTTTCAGCATTTTTCAATACCTTTCCAAACTCTTGTTTTGGTCAAAATAATGGTGTGATCCAATTAACGGGTGTTGCTAGTCGTTACGTAGGTTATGTTGTTGCGGCAATGCTTGTTATCTTGGGTTTATTTCCCTTCGTTGCTGAATTTGTACAAAGAATTCCTGAGCCAGTATTAGGCGGAGCCACATTAGTGATGTTCGGTACGATAGCTGCGTCCGGTGTACGTATTGTGTCTAAAGAGGCATTAAACCGCCGAGCTATCATGATCCTTGCTATTTCACTTGCAGTAGGCTTAGGCGTTTCGCAACAGCCTCAAATATTACAGTTTGCCCCTGATTGGCTAAAAACATTGCTATCATCAGGTATTGCTGCGGGCGGTTTAACAGCCATTATTTTAA
- the trmH gene encoding tRNA (guanosine(18)-2'-O)-methyltransferase TrmH: protein MNSIRYARICQMMAMRQPDLTVCLEEVHKSHNVAAVIRTADAVGIPKIHAIWPEEKMRMLVSPAAGSNSWVNVETHPTITDAVNAFRAQGMQVLATHLSDKAVDFREIDYTRPTCIIMGQEKTGISQDAIALADQDIIVPMMGMVQSLNVSVASALILYEAQRQRQAAGMYNRTESTLTEEEQQILLFEGGYPVLAEVSRRKGLPRPYINGSGEIEAPESWWAEMQMTQKQLRKLKKTEY from the coding sequence ATGAATTCAATTCGATATGCCCGCATCTGCCAAATGATGGCGATGCGGCAGCCTGATCTTACCGTCTGCCTTGAAGAAGTGCATAAATCCCATAATGTTGCAGCCGTTATCAGAACGGCTGATGCTGTGGGCATTCCTAAAATTCATGCTATTTGGCCTGAAGAAAAAATGCGAATGTTAGTTTCCCCCGCAGCAGGAAGTAATAGCTGGGTCAATGTAGAAACTCATCCTACTATCACAGACGCGGTTAACGCCTTTCGAGCCCAAGGTATGCAAGTTCTTGCGACTCATCTCTCAGATAAAGCGGTTGATTTTCGTGAGATTGATTACACGCGCCCAACTTGTATTATTATGGGACAAGAAAAAACGGGTATCTCACAAGATGCTATCGCGCTTGCAGATCAAGATATTATTGTGCCGATGATGGGAATGGTACAATCCCTAAATGTTTCTGTCGCCAGTGCACTAATTTTATATGAAGCACAACGCCAACGTCAGGCTGCGGGTATGTATAACCGAACAGAGAGCACCTTAACAGAAGAAGAACAGCAAATTCTTCTCTTTGAAGGCGGATACCCGGTTTTGGCAGAAGTTTCTCGTCGTAAAGGACTGCCTCGCCCTTATATTAATGGCAGCGGTGAAATTGAAGCCCCTGAATCATGGTGGGCGGAAATGCAAATGACGCAAAAACAACTTAGGAAATTAAAAAAGACGGAGTATTGA
- the recG gene encoding ATP-dependent DNA helicase RecG, with protein sequence MKGKLLDAIPLTTLHGVGASQADKLAKIGLVTIEDLLLHLPLRYEDQTHLYAISDLLPGIPATVSGEILRTEVSFGRRKMMTCQISDGSGILTLRFFNFTAAMKNNLAQGKQVTAYGEVKRGSRGPEIIHPEYKIKVAGSEVKLQETLTPIYSTTEGLRQTSLRKLIEQALELLDTCAINELLPDQFIHGLPPLATALRTLHNPPPDIAFAELEKGQHPAQKRLIIEELLAHNLGMLNARAGAQSYRAEPLFMPNTSTLRQQFLASLPFTPTNAQQRVVNEIEADLEKDYPMMRLIQGDVGSGKTLVAALSALRAIANGKQVALMAPTELLAEQHALTFKKWFEPFGIQVGWLAGKQKGKARETQQNAIANGEVSIIIGTHAIFQEQVKFHSLALVIIDEQHRFGVHQRLALWKKGEEQGFHPHQLVMTATPIPRTLAMTAYADMDTSIIDELPPGRTPVTTVAIPDTRRNDIIERIRLACTEEDRQAYWVCTLIEDSEVLEAQAAQVIYDELTIALPEIKVGLVHGRMKPAEKQAVMAAFKENELQLLVATTVIEVGVDVPNASLMIIDNPERLGLAQLHQLRGRVGRGAIASHCVLLYKTPLTQTARLRLQVLRDSNDGFVIAQKDLEIRGPGELLGTKQTGNAQFKVADLLRDQGLVPEVQRIARYLHQHYPKHSQALIERWLPAKTQYSQA encoded by the coding sequence ATGAAAGGAAAACTGCTTGATGCAATCCCCTTAACCACTCTTCACGGCGTAGGTGCAAGTCAGGCAGACAAGCTGGCAAAAATAGGGCTTGTGACTATTGAGGATTTGTTACTCCACCTTCCTTTGCGTTATGAAGATCAAACGCACCTCTATGCTATCAGTGATCTCCTTCCCGGTATTCCTGCCACTGTCTCTGGCGAAATATTAAGAACTGAAGTCAGTTTTGGTCGTCGTAAAATGATGACCTGTCAAATTTCTGACGGCTCTGGAATTTTAACACTTCGCTTTTTTAACTTTACAGCGGCGATGAAAAATAACCTTGCTCAGGGTAAACAAGTCACTGCTTATGGAGAAGTTAAACGAGGAAGTCGGGGTCCTGAAATTATTCACCCTGAATACAAAATCAAAGTTGCAGGCTCTGAAGTTAAACTGCAAGAAACGCTCACTCCCATCTATTCAACGACAGAAGGCTTACGCCAAACATCATTACGTAAATTAATAGAGCAAGCATTAGAATTACTTGATACCTGCGCTATTAACGAACTATTACCCGATCAATTTATTCACGGCTTACCGCCGTTGGCTACTGCATTACGTACACTGCATAATCCGCCTCCTGATATTGCTTTTGCAGAACTTGAGAAAGGACAGCATCCTGCGCAAAAAAGGCTAATTATTGAAGAATTGCTAGCTCACAATCTAGGTATGCTCAATGCAAGAGCTGGTGCACAATCTTATCGTGCAGAGCCATTGTTTATGCCAAATACATCGACATTACGTCAGCAGTTTCTCGCCTCTCTCCCCTTTACCCCGACTAATGCACAACAACGTGTCGTTAATGAGATAGAAGCAGATTTAGAAAAAGACTATCCAATGATGCGATTGATCCAAGGAGATGTAGGCTCAGGTAAAACACTAGTGGCCGCATTAAGTGCGTTACGTGCTATTGCTAATGGCAAGCAAGTGGCTTTAATGGCACCAACAGAATTATTGGCAGAGCAACATGCATTAACCTTTAAGAAATGGTTTGAGCCTTTTGGTATCCAAGTAGGTTGGTTGGCAGGAAAACAGAAAGGGAAAGCCCGCGAAACGCAGCAAAATGCTATTGCGAATGGTGAAGTCTCAATCATTATTGGAACACATGCGATTTTCCAAGAACAAGTTAAATTTCACTCTCTAGCCTTAGTGATTATTGATGAACAACACCGTTTTGGTGTGCATCAACGCCTTGCCTTATGGAAAAAAGGTGAAGAGCAAGGCTTTCACCCTCATCAATTGGTGATGACAGCAACGCCAATCCCACGCACATTAGCGATGACCGCTTATGCTGATATGGACACCTCTATCATCGACGAATTACCGCCGGGGCGTACACCTGTTACCACTGTCGCTATCCCCGATACTCGCCGTAATGACATTATTGAACGCATCAGACTGGCTTGCACAGAAGAGGATCGACAAGCCTACTGGGTATGCACCCTAATTGAAGATTCTGAAGTGCTTGAAGCGCAAGCGGCCCAAGTTATCTATGATGAACTTACAATAGCACTCCCTGAAATCAAAGTAGGATTGGTACATGGGCGAATGAAGCCCGCAGAGAAACAAGCTGTAATGGCGGCATTTAAAGAGAATGAGCTGCAACTTTTAGTTGCAACAACAGTGATTGAAGTTGGCGTTGACGTACCTAATGCAAGTTTGATGATCATTGATAACCCAGAACGACTAGGGCTAGCACAGTTACACCAATTACGCGGGCGTGTAGGTCGGGGTGCTATCGCCTCTCATTGTGTCTTGTTGTATAAAACACCACTCACTCAAACAGCACGTTTGCGATTGCAGGTATTAAGGGATAGCAATGATGGTTTTGTCATTGCACAAAAAGATCTCGAAATTCGTGGCCCCGGCGAGCTTTTAGGTACTAAGCAAACAGGTAATGCACAATTTAAGGTCGCTGATTTATTACGTGATCAAGGGCTTGTTCCTGAAGTGCAACGTATCGCTCGTTACCTGCATCAGCACTATCCTAAGCATTCTCAAGCCTTAATCGAACGCTGGCTACCTGCCAAGACACAATATAGCCAAGCTTAA
- the gltS gene encoding sodium/glutamate symporter: MYHLDVYGTLVAATLVLLIGRKLVKSVPFLERYTIPEPVAGGLLVAVLLLAFKSFMDWEVSFDLSLKDPLMLAFFATIGLNANLASLKAGGKALFIFVFVVVGLLFVQNTVGIALAEMLGLDPLMGLLAGSITLSGGHGTGAAWGKTFVENYGFMSASEVAMACATFGLVLGGLIGGPVARYLIKNIPTPGLGADDHEMPTAFEKPTTGRMITSMVLLETIAMISICLMAGTFLSQLLEGTAFSLPTFVCVLFIGVILSNSLSMLGFYRVFDRAVSVLGNVSLSLFLAMALMSLKLWELASLAIPMLVILGVQAAVMALYAIFVTFRVMGKNYDAAILAAGHCGFGLGATPTAIANMQAVTDRFGPSHLAFLVVPMVGAFFIDIVNAIVIKLYLMLPFFTPIVAG; encoded by the coding sequence ATGTATCATCTTGATGTTTATGGCACGCTGGTTGCGGCCACTTTGGTTCTCTTGATCGGACGTAAGTTAGTGAAATCTGTTCCTTTTTTAGAACGGTATACGATCCCGGAACCCGTTGCAGGTGGGCTACTTGTTGCAGTTCTTCTATTAGCATTCAAATCTTTTATGGACTGGGAAGTGAGTTTTGATCTCTCACTTAAAGATCCATTAATGCTAGCCTTCTTTGCAACAATTGGTTTAAACGCAAACCTCGCGAGTTTAAAAGCGGGAGGAAAAGCGCTTTTTATTTTCGTCTTTGTTGTTGTTGGATTGTTGTTTGTACAAAACACAGTCGGTATTGCATTGGCAGAAATGTTAGGCCTTGATCCATTAATGGGATTACTGGCTGGTTCGATTACTTTATCGGGTGGTCATGGTACTGGTGCTGCTTGGGGTAAAACCTTTGTTGAAAACTATGGTTTTATGAGTGCGTCTGAAGTGGCGATGGCTTGTGCGACCTTTGGTTTAGTTTTAGGGGGATTGATTGGTGGCCCAGTTGCACGCTACTTAATCAAAAATATCCCAACGCCAGGATTAGGCGCCGACGACCATGAAATGCCAACTGCGTTTGAGAAGCCGACAACAGGCAGAATGATCACTTCAATGGTTTTATTAGAAACTATTGCGATGATCTCTATCTGTTTAATGGCGGGTACTTTCCTTTCTCAATTGTTAGAAGGTACTGCATTCTCACTACCGACCTTTGTGTGTGTTCTGTTTATTGGCGTTATTTTAAGTAATAGCCTTTCAATGCTTGGGTTCTACCGTGTTTTTGATAGAGCCGTGTCAGTCTTAGGTAACGTAAGTTTGTCGTTATTCTTAGCGATGGCATTAATGAGCTTGAAATTATGGGAGCTTGCATCACTGGCGATACCAATGCTGGTTATCCTTGGTGTTCAAGCGGCTGTAATGGCGCTGTATGCGATTTTTGTGACTTTCCGTGTTATGGGTAAAAACTACGATGCTGCGATTTTAGCAGCTGGTCACTGTGGTTTTGGTTTAGGTGCTACACCAACTGCGATTGCGAATATGCAAGCCGTGACAGACCGTTTTGGACCTTCTCATCTTGCGTTCTTAGTCGTACCTATGGTCGGTGCATTCTTCATTGATATTGTGAATGCAATAGTGATTAAACTGTATCTGATGCTACCGTTTTTTACACCTATAGTTGCAGGGTAG